Genomic segment of uncultured Desulfobacter sp.:
CAAGCCCTCATTAAAGATCTAAAAAACCGGGTTGATACCCTTCAATGTGACATCGCCAGCCTGGAAGAAAAGTTAACAAAAGCCCAAACCACGCTTTCTGCTGAAAAATTAGCCTGCACAAAAAAAAATGATAAAATTCAGACAGCAAACGCTGAAGAATATGACCTGTTAACCAGTGTGCTATCCCCCCTGGAAGAAGACGTTATAGATCTTGAGAGTCGGCGATTTAAGCGTAAAATGGTTCCTCTTGAAATTGATGTTTTAGTCGAGGGCCGGTTGATTAAGACCAATATGAAAGATATCAGCGCCAGTGGCGTTTTAGTGAAAGCAAAAGAAAACATCGAAAAAAATAAAAAGGCCAAAATGGTATTTTCCATACCCGGCATGGAAAAACCCCTCAAACTGAAAGGACGAGTGGTTCGTTCAACGAAAAATGGCATTGCCATAGAGTTTGATGACAAGTCGCAAGAGTTTCGATCCTTTCTTAATCATAAAATTTGGCCGCCAGAGCATAATTAATGACACCATCTGTCGCCCGGGCCTGTATCTAAACAGCATTCAATAACTGGAGTCCTGCTGGAGGATCATTTCAAATTTACACTGGGTTTAAAGCCTAATTCACAACCAATGGCAGTCCCTCCAGGGCCTTATAAAAATATCCGGCCATAATCTCATAGCCCTTGTCATTGGGATGGATGGAATCACTCATGAATTCGGAATGCCCGAACAGGCCTTCAAGAATATTGGGGATCAGCACCGAACCGGTCTGCCGGGCAAGGGAGTCATACATCTTGGCATAACCTTTGCCGTACAGGGGGATATCTATTCCCCCCAGAACCACCATGGCCCCGCCGGCCTGGATGAGCTGGATAATTTCGGCCAAATTTGCCCGGGCCGTATCCACGTTCACCCGGTTTTTCAGATCATTGCCGCCCAGGGTAATGAGCACCACATCGGGTTCATAGTCCAGCACATCATCTTCGAGCCGTGCCAGACCGGCCGCTGTGGTATCTCCCGACACCCCGGAATTGATAATCTCAAGACCGGTCATCTCTGCCAGCCGGGACGGATAATCGTTTCCTTTACCGGCACCCACGCCCCGGGTCAGACTGTCACCAAAACAGACAACGCGTGATACAGTTGCAGGCACATTTTTTATTTCATACGCTTTTTCCCCGGCCCAGAACCGATATCCCAAAACACCTGCAACAACTATCGCCAGAACAATAAGACCTTTTTTCAAAACACCTCCTTATTTGAAAATGGTTCGCACATATACCGCAGCGCCGATGTGGCGTATAAAAACTGTGTATTGACCGGCATTATCTGCCCGGATACAGAATAGATATCAAGAATAGACTATCACGCCAACCGTTTGATTATTTTCAAAAAAGATTAAAAATTCAAGCGCTTTTTCATTTCCTTACGACCCGGGTGCTGTCCCCATGGGATTGTCAATCATAGGCAAATTTTCGGGTCTGTGATATATATTCGGCATGAAGCCTATGATTGATATTTTTGGTATGACGCTGGATCAGTTGATCCAGACCCTGCGAAAGGACTACGGCAAGGGGCCGTTTCATGCCGAAGCGCTCTACCGGGAAGTGTTTAAAAACGGCGGGAAAGATATAGGCAATGCCCCGGAATTCAAAAACTCTCTAAAATTTTGGACTGAACTTGAACCTGCGCTGGTGCCGGTATCCGGCAATGTGGAAGAAACCTTCAAAGATGATGACCTGGTCAAGTTTATCACCCGGTTTTCCGATGGCCTGAAAATTGAATCCGTGATCATCCCCATGACCCGGCACAATACCCTGTGCGTCTCAAGCCAGGTGGGGTGCAAAATGGGGTGCAAATTCTGCCAGACCGCCCGCATGGGATTCAAGCGCAGCCTGTCCGCATCCGAAATTGTGGGCCAGGTGTTTAATGCCCGGCATATTCTGGGTTACGATATAAAAAACATTGTATTCATGGGTATGGGGGAACCGTTTGACAACTTTGATGCGCTGATGACCGCCATCAACCTGCTCAACTGCCAGAAAGGCTCGGATATTGCTCTGCGCCACATGACCATTTCCACCTGCGGTGTGGTGCCGGGGATTGAGCGCCTGGCCCAGATGAATATGCCCAATATCCGCTTGGCCGTTTCCATAAACGGGCCGGACGATGCCACCCGCTCCGCCCTGATGCCGGTGAACCGGCGCTGGCCCCTTGCAGCACTGAAAAAAAGCCTTGAAGCATATCCCCTGACCCCGAGAGGCGTCTTTCTTTTTGAATATATTTTAATTAAAGGGGTGAACGACACCATGGACCATGCCCAGGCCCTGGCCCAGTTCATTCATCCACTGCCCGTACGATTGAATCTGATTCCATACAATCCTGTAACCGGCTTTGACCATCAGAGCCCCAGCGACGAACAGATGCATGATTTTGCCCAGACGCTCACCGACCAGGGGGTGTTTGTGATCAAAAGATGGAGCAAGGGCAGATCGGTCAGCGCCGGATGCGGCCAGCTGGGAAAAATTTGACGTGGCTTAATTTTGCTGATCATCATGTGGATTTGCCATGTAATTTGTTGCATTTCAGGAATATTATTCTATATAATCATATCGTCTACAAAATCTGGACATTAACGTCATGACATAAGTTCGCATTCCATACCCCAATAAAAGGAATTAGAAGGGATATGAGCTACCGTGAATCCAACTCCCAGGCCGGGGAATTTTTAAGGCTTACCCTCGGTTTTTTAGCACAGCACAACCTGGCTGCAACCCCTGTAAATTATACGGTCTGGTACGAATATGCGTCCGGAAAAAATCCGAAGTTACGGCACGCCATTAACCAGATGATTGAAAAGAATCTGCCTTTAAACAACAATAACGTTGAAACCCTTTACCAAAGATTCATATCCGACGGAAACCGGGTGGTAGTTTCACGTCTTTTAACCAAACTGCACCTCATGCTCCGGGAGATCACCACCTATGTGGTGGAAACCGAAGGAGACCTATCCTCCCATGGCCATACCCTTGACACCCTGGCTGAGCAGATAAAAGACATCCACGATATTGACGGCGTCAAAGAACTCATCGACCAGATGCTGGACACCACAAGATCCATCATCCAATCAGGCTCACGCCTGCATACACGGATGAAAGTATCTTCCGAAGACCTGAAACAGCTGCACAAAGAACTGGAAATTTCCCAAAAGGAGGCCCGGACGGATTCCCTGACCAAACTGACCAACCGCAGGGGACTTGAAAAAAGACTGGAAATCGAACGCATCCGGGCCCGCCAGAATAACGCGCCTTTTTCCGTGGTCATGCTGGATATTGACCATTTTAAAGTCG
This window contains:
- a CDS encoding arylesterase; protein product: MKKGLIVLAIVVAGVLGYRFWAGEKAYEIKNVPATVSRVVCFGDSLTRGVGAGKGNDYPSRLAEMTGLEIINSGVSGDTTAAGLARLEDDVLDYEPDVVLITLGGNDLKNRVNVDTARANLAEIIQLIQAGGAMVVLGGIDIPLYGKGYAKMYDSLARQTGSVLIPNILEGLFGHSEFMSDSIHPNDKGYEIMAGYFYKALEGLPLVVN
- the rlmN gene encoding 23S rRNA (adenine(2503)-C(2))-methyltransferase RlmN, which gives rise to MIDIFGMTLDQLIQTLRKDYGKGPFHAEALYREVFKNGGKDIGNAPEFKNSLKFWTELEPALVPVSGNVEETFKDDDLVKFITRFSDGLKIESVIIPMTRHNTLCVSSQVGCKMGCKFCQTARMGFKRSLSASEIVGQVFNARHILGYDIKNIVFMGMGEPFDNFDALMTAINLLNCQKGSDIALRHMTISTCGVVPGIERLAQMNMPNIRLAVSINGPDDATRSALMPVNRRWPLAALKKSLEAYPLTPRGVFLFEYILIKGVNDTMDHAQALAQFIHPLPVRLNLIPYNPVTGFDHQSPSDEQMHDFAQTLTDQGVFVIKRWSKGRSVSAGCGQLGKI
- a CDS encoding GGDEF domain-containing protein, which gives rise to MSYRESNSQAGEFLRLTLGFLAQHNLAATPVNYTVWYEYASGKNPKLRHAINQMIEKNLPLNNNNVETLYQRFISDGNRVVVSRLLTKLHLMLREITTYVVETEGDLSSHGHTLDTLAEQIKDIHDIDGVKELIDQMLDTTRSIIQSGSRLHTRMKVSSEDLKQLHKELEISQKEARTDSLTKLTNRRGLEKRLEIERIRARQNNAPFSVVMLDIDHFKVVNDTFGHLVGDSLLKGFAEILSNLVRRNDLAARYGGEEFLLLLPETDVEGAYAVAEKVRKILCKKEWTIKESGKRIGQIKASMGIAQYKLGETQNEVIVRADEAMYHAKSTGRDRIVIHSDLNYSTTQG